The following are from one region of the Polaribacter marinaquae genome:
- a CDS encoding TRAP transporter large permease subunit — protein MSIEIISIIVLFVTFFALLLMKVPVAYSIGISTTISLLLNIDKLPGLTTIAQRMTTGIDSFALLAIPFFVLAGEIMKQGGIANRLINFAKSLVASLPGGLAYVNVLASMLFGAISGSSVAAASAIGSIMTDRMEEEGYPRALSASVNITSSTTGLLIPPSNILIVYALASGGTASVAALFIAGYLPGILLGFAIMGYVAFLAISRGYPKGKRATFSEIWTYFRKAFFSLLLLVVVVGGIVAGIFTATEASVIAVLYATVLSLVYGDMKVKNFPSILLTSAKTTSVVMFLICTSMAMSWLFSFEGIPEMISSFLLDSLNNKFAIFLAINIILLIVGTFMDMTPAVLIFTPIFLPVVTTLGMHPVHFGIIIVLNLCIGICTPPVGTLLFVGSGVAKVSVTKVIKSLVPFLLIMIAVLMLISFIPEISMFLPTLFEL, from the coding sequence ATGAGTATAGAAATTATAAGTATCATTGTTTTATTTGTAACCTTTTTTGCACTTTTATTAATGAAAGTGCCAGTAGCTTACAGTATTGGAATTTCCACAACCATTAGTTTACTATTAAATATTGATAAATTACCTGGCTTAACCACCATTGCTCAACGTATGACGACTGGTATAGATAGTTTTGCGTTGTTAGCCATTCCGTTTTTTGTCTTGGCAGGAGAAATTATGAAACAAGGAGGTATTGCTAACAGACTGATAAATTTTGCAAAGTCATTAGTAGCAAGTCTACCTGGTGGATTGGCCTACGTAAACGTTTTGGCATCCATGTTATTTGGTGCCATTTCAGGATCATCAGTAGCAGCAGCCTCAGCCATTGGTTCTATAATGACAGATAGAATGGAAGAAGAAGGCTACCCAAGAGCATTAAGTGCCTCTGTAAACATTACATCATCAACAACAGGCTTGTTAATTCCGCCAAGTAATATTTTAATTGTTTACGCATTAGCAAGTGGAGGTACAGCTTCAGTAGCAGCATTATTTATTGCAGGTTATTTACCAGGAATCTTATTAGGTTTTGCTATTATGGGTTATGTAGCTTTTTTAGCAATTAGTAGAGGTTACCCAAAAGGAAAACGTGCCACATTTTCAGAAATTTGGACATATTTTAGAAAAGCTTTTTTTAGTTTATTACTCTTAGTAGTTGTAGTTGGAGGTATTGTAGCAGGAATTTTCACAGCCACAGAAGCCTCTGTAATTGCAGTATTATATGCAACAGTATTGTCTTTAGTTTATGGCGATATGAAAGTAAAAAATTTCCCAAGTATTTTACTAACCAGTGCAAAAACAACCTCTGTAGTAATGTTTTTAATCTGTACATCTATGGCAATGTCTTGGTTGTTTTCTTTTGAAGGAATTCCAGAAATGATTAGTTCGTTTTTATTAGATTCTTTAAACAATAAATTTGCCATCTTTTTAGCAATTAATATTATTTTATTAATTGTAGGTACGTTTATGGATATGACACCAGCAGTATTAATATTTACTCCAATATTTTTACCAGTTGTAACAACATTAGGGATGCATCCTGTGCACTTTGGGATTATAATTGTACTGAATTTATGTATTGGAATTTGTACACCACCAGTAGGAACTTTACTCTTTGTAGGTAGTGGTGTTGCTAAAGTCTCTGTTACAAAAGTTATAAAGTCTTTAGTTCCTTTTTTATTAATTATGATAGCTGTACTAATGTTAATTAGTTTTATTCCAGAAATATCAATGTTTTTACCAACCTTATTTGAATTATAA
- a CDS encoding tagaturonate reductase: MQELKEKKILNRENTNLKSVAPIKVIQFGEGNFLRAFVEYAFQKLNQKVDLNAGIAVVQPIDRGMVSMLNDQDGLYNLFLKGVQKGKEIQHKELITNIVKGVNPYTDFNSYINLAKEEQLEFIISNTTEAGIAYVESDTLEMQPPSSFPAKLTVLLNERFKHFNGDSNKGLTIIPCELINHNSEQLKEIILKYANDWKLGNGFINWINNDCSFHSTLVDRIVPGYPKDEIEAYNAQLEYKDNLIVAAEVFLLWVIEGGEELKKKLPFHKTDLDVKIVEDMQPYRTRKVRILNGAHTSMVPFSLLYGNETVKETVDNTFTGAFVNKAIFDEINDVLPMDKSELNSFAEEILDRFRNPFIKHRLADIALNSISKFKVRVLPSLLEYAEKNSKLPTNLTFAFACLIRFYKGTWKGQILPIKDSQDIVDTFNKIWAKNDTKLVAESVLSYILFWGEDLTKVNQLTEAIIFALDQIEVNGIEQGFANFSNKY; encoded by the coding sequence ATGCAAGAATTAAAAGAAAAAAAAATATTAAATAGAGAAAACACAAACCTAAAAAGTGTTGCTCCGATAAAAGTTATACAATTTGGTGAGGGAAACTTTTTAAGAGCCTTTGTTGAATATGCATTTCAAAAATTAAATCAAAAAGTAGATCTTAATGCAGGTATAGCAGTTGTACAGCCTATTGATCGCGGTATGGTAAGCATGCTTAATGATCAAGATGGATTGTATAACTTATTTTTAAAAGGTGTTCAAAAAGGGAAAGAAATTCAGCACAAAGAATTAATTACAAACATCGTAAAAGGTGTAAACCCTTATACAGATTTTAATTCTTATATTAATTTAGCCAAAGAAGAACAACTAGAATTTATCATCTCTAATACTACAGAAGCAGGTATTGCTTATGTAGAAAGTGATACTTTAGAAATGCAACCACCAAGTTCGTTTCCAGCAAAATTAACAGTATTACTAAACGAAAGATTCAAACATTTTAATGGTGATTCAAACAAAGGATTAACTATTATTCCTTGTGAATTAATCAATCATAATTCAGAACAATTAAAAGAAATCATTTTAAAATATGCTAACGATTGGAAGTTAGGTAACGGTTTTATCAATTGGATAAATAATGATTGCTCATTCCATAGTACTTTAGTAGATAGAATTGTACCTGGATATCCAAAGGATGAAATTGAAGCTTATAACGCACAATTAGAATACAAAGACAATCTAATTGTTGCAGCTGAGGTATTTTTACTTTGGGTGATTGAAGGTGGTGAAGAATTAAAGAAAAAATTACCATTTCATAAAACAGATCTAGACGTAAAAATAGTAGAAGATATGCAACCTTATCGAACAAGAAAAGTACGTATTTTAAATGGTGCTCACACTTCTATGGTTCCATTTTCTTTGTTATATGGTAATGAAACAGTAAAGGAAACAGTTGATAATACTTTTACAGGAGCATTTGTAAACAAAGCTATTTTTGATGAAATCAATGATGTACTTCCTATGGATAAAAGTGAGCTAAACAGCTTTGCTGAAGAAATCTTAGATCGTTTTAGAAATCCATTTATCAAACACAGGTTGGCTGATATTGCTTTAAATTCTATCTCAAAATTTAAAGTACGTGTGTTACCAAGTTTGTTAGAATATGCAGAAAAAAACAGCAAATTACCAACCAATTTAACGTTTGCATTTGCATGTTTAATCCGTTTTTATAAAGGAACTTGGAAAGGACAAATACTACCAATTAAAGACAGTCAAGATATTGTAGATACTTTTAATAAAATTTGGGCAAAAAATGACACAAAATTAGTAGCAGAATCTGTTTTGTCTTATATATTATTTTGGGGGGAAGATTTAACAAAAGTCAATCAATTAACAGAAGCAATAATATTTGCTTTAGATCAAATTGAAGTTAACGGAATTGAACAAGGATTTGCTAATTTTAGCAATAAATATTAA
- a CDS encoding altronate dehydratase family protein, translated as MQKKIIKVHATDNVLVALVNLTANEVISFENQDIKVISDVKAKHKIALQTLEIGDEIFMYGVLVGKASFKIEKGGVLTTENVKHQSAKVSKKTGTIDWTPPNVDQWKDKTFMGYHRKDGQVGTANVWLFFPLVFCENKNIEKLKSIFEKELLTQKSNSHQMLLRSLVNDNVGELEQAETTKVFENIDVKFITHPGGCGGIRQDSESLARLLAGYVKNPNVAGATVLSLGCQNLQIDIFNKALEAISPDNKKPVLMYEQQQMGTVDDMLTAIIKSSYAAIKEANEIERKPAPLSKLKVGLECGGSDGFSGISANPTLGFTSDMLVALGATAILSEFPELCGVEQELVNRCVEEENANKFLSLMQAFEKSVIDAGSGFDMNPSPGNIKDGLITDAMKSAGAAKKGGTSPVVDVLDYGEYITKPGLNLLCTPGNDVESTTAMVGSGANIVLFTTGLGTPTGNPITPVIKVSSNSDLAKRMSDIIDIDTGEVIRGEKTIEEMAETMLEYIVNVASGNISSKASLLNQDDFIPWKRGVSL; from the coding sequence ATGCAAAAAAAAATAATAAAAGTACATGCAACTGATAACGTTTTAGTTGCGTTAGTAAATCTAACAGCAAATGAAGTTATCTCTTTTGAAAATCAAGACATCAAAGTTATTTCAGATGTAAAAGCTAAACATAAAATTGCTTTACAGACTTTAGAAATTGGTGATGAGATTTTTATGTACGGAGTTTTAGTAGGAAAAGCAAGTTTTAAGATTGAAAAAGGAGGTGTTTTAACTACAGAAAATGTAAAACATCAAAGTGCTAAAGTAAGTAAAAAAACAGGTACTATTGATTGGACTCCACCAAATGTAGATCAGTGGAAAGATAAAACTTTTATGGGTTATCATAGAAAAGATGGGCAAGTAGGAACTGCTAATGTTTGGTTATTTTTTCCTTTGGTATTTTGTGAAAATAAAAATATTGAAAAATTAAAAAGTATTTTTGAGAAAGAGTTGTTAACACAAAAATCAAACTCTCATCAAATGTTATTAAGATCATTAGTTAATGATAATGTTGGCGAATTAGAACAAGCAGAAACCACAAAAGTTTTTGAAAACATTGATGTTAAATTTATTACGCATCCGGGAGGATGTGGAGGAATTAGACAAGATTCTGAAAGTTTAGCAAGATTATTAGCTGGCTATGTTAAAAACCCAAATGTTGCAGGAGCAACTGTTTTAAGTTTAGGATGCCAAAATCTTCAAATAGATATTTTTAATAAAGCATTAGAAGCTATTAGTCCAGATAATAAAAAACCAGTGTTGATGTATGAACAACAACAAATGGGAACTGTAGATGACATGCTAACAGCAATCATTAAAAGTTCTTATGCAGCTATAAAAGAAGCTAATGAAATTGAAAGAAAACCAGCACCTCTATCAAAACTAAAAGTAGGTTTAGAGTGTGGTGGGTCTGATGGTTTTTCTGGTATTTCTGCAAACCCAACTTTAGGATTTACTTCAGATATGCTAGTAGCACTAGGTGCAACAGCAATATTATCTGAATTTCCAGAACTTTGTGGTGTAGAGCAAGAGTTGGTAAATAGATGTGTAGAAGAAGAAAATGCAAACAAGTTTTTAAGCTTAATGCAAGCTTTTGAAAAATCTGTTATAGATGCTGGTTCTGGTTTTGATATGAATCCTTCACCAGGAAATATCAAAGACGGTTTAATTACAGATGCAATGAAATCTGCTGGAGCTGCTAAAAAAGGAGGAACATCTCCAGTTGTAGATGTTTTAGACTATGGAGAATATATTACAAAACCAGGTCTAAATTTACTTTGTACTCCTGGAAATGATGTTGAGAGTACTACAGCAATGGTTGGCTCTGGAGCAAATATTGTTTTATTTACAACTGGCTTAGGAACTCCTACAGGAAATCCGATTACGCCTGTAATTAAAGTGTCTTCAAACTCAGACTTAGCAAAAAGAATGAGTGATATTATTGATATTGATACAGGGGAAGTTATAAGAGGCGAAAAAACAATCGAAGAAATGGCTGAAACAATGTTAGAATACATTGTTAATGTAGCTAGTGGTAATATTTCATCAAAAGCAAGTTTGTTAAATCAAGATGATTTTATTCCTTGGAAAAGAGGCGTTTCTTTATAA
- a CDS encoding LacI family DNA-binding transcriptional regulator: protein MVKKTTIYDIAENLGLTAATVSRALNNNPKISEKTRKLVQKTALLMNYEQNTLAKALKSGKSYNVGVIVPRIDSNFFASVIRGIEEELYPKGYHVIICQTHDQEEQEIGNINSLLSAQVDGILMSITNAQTKSNIFESISKKNVPLIFFDRKKDIANVSSITIDDFDGAYQATKHLIKQGYKRIAHLSNDRRLEIFKNRFLGYKQAILDSGLEYDESLIIETHSKVLAGRASTKRLLSLENPPDAIFSTSDFSALGAIQEIKSQGLRIPEDISVVGFSNEPFTRFMELSITSVDQSPIEMGRKAALVFLEEVDKSLKTKKAQQIVLQPELIIRKSSLKTNL from the coding sequence ATGGTAAAGAAAACGACAATCTACGATATTGCCGAAAATTTAGGTTTAACAGCTGCTACAGTATCTAGGGCTCTCAACAACAATCCAAAAATTAGTGAAAAAACTAGAAAACTAGTTCAAAAAACTGCTTTACTTATGAATTATGAGCAGAATACTTTAGCAAAAGCCTTAAAAAGCGGAAAGAGTTATAATGTTGGAGTAATTGTACCTCGTATTGACAGTAACTTTTTTGCATCTGTAATTAGAGGAATAGAAGAAGAATTATACCCAAAAGGTTACCATGTAATTATTTGCCAAACCCATGACCAAGAAGAACAAGAAATTGGGAATATTAATTCTTTATTAAGTGCCCAAGTAGATGGAATTTTAATGTCTATTACCAATGCCCAAACTAAGAGTAATATATTTGAAAGCATTTCTAAAAAAAATGTACCACTAATATTTTTTGATAGAAAAAAAGATATTGCAAATGTTAGTTCTATAACTATAGATGACTTTGATGGAGCATACCAAGCTACAAAACATCTTATAAAACAAGGATATAAGAGAATTGCTCATCTATCTAATGATAGAAGGCTTGAAATTTTTAAAAATAGATTTTTAGGTTATAAGCAGGCTATATTGGATAGTGGTTTAGAGTATGATGAAAGTTTAATTATTGAAACTCATAGTAAAGTTTTAGCAGGAAGAGCATCAACAAAACGATTGTTAAGTTTAGAAAATCCTCCTGATGCTATTTTTTCTACTAGTGATTTTTCAGCTCTTGGTGCTATTCAAGAAATTAAATCTCAAGGATTAAGAATACCAGAAGATATAAGCGTTGTAGGTTTTAGTAATGAACCTTTTACGCGTTTCATGGAATTATCTATCACTTCTGTAGATCAGTCCCCAATAGAGATGGGAAGAAAAGCTGCTTTAGTATTTTTAGAAGAAGTAGATAAAAGTTTAAAGACAAAGAAAGCTCAACAAATTGTGCTACAACCAGAATTAATTATTAGAAAATCTTCTTTAAAAACTAATTTATAA
- a CDS encoding Ig-like domain-containing protein, producing MKNIFKYSFYILFVVLFSCNSNDDDFTETAVSSIIIDGDHINDGTSSQMRAEIFPITALNKSIIWSVSNETIATISSSGLVKAITNGSLTVFATSKDNPEVSSSKDILVSGVVVPDVLVSSLTIYGSDIINGQPQNFTVEVFPANATNQDVSWSVSDNTIATINSEGLLTPINNGVVKVIATSKDPNAVSAELEISISGFSNIQGVSTSTELLNAIQNAISGDVIYVKEGVFTFSTTIKITQSGTSTNQISIITHPNNSQRPIFDFSLMSENSSNRGIELSGNYWHIKGIKITKAGDNGVWINGNNNLVEYCEFSENSDTGLQISSGGSNNTILNCDSFFNADSTLENADGFASKLDAGDGNKFIGCRAWQNLDDGWDGYLKGTDNITTTYENCWAIKNGYLKDGSKGVGDGNGFKTGGSDDKTLKHNAIFKNCLAVGNVVDGFDHNSNRGNVEIYNSGAYNNSRNINFGSSNIANALTIKNTVSFSGDNNDSYNATNIDISNNGWQNGILTNTSDYVSLDIDLLTSARQLDGSLPELDFMKLVDGSDLVNAGINVGLSFNGSAPDIGPFEK from the coding sequence ATGAAAAATATATTTAAATATTCGTTTTATATTCTGTTTGTAGTGCTTTTTTCTTGTAATAGCAATGATGATGATTTTACAGAAACTGCTGTAAGTAGTATTATTATTGATGGCGATCATATTAATGATGGAACTTCTTCTCAAATGCGAGCCGAAATATTTCCTATAACTGCTTTAAATAAATCTATAATTTGGAGTGTTTCTAATGAAACAATTGCTACCATTTCTTCAAGTGGGTTAGTAAAAGCAATAACAAACGGATCTCTAACTGTTTTTGCAACTTCTAAAGATAATCCAGAAGTTAGTTCATCTAAAGATATTTTAGTATCTGGAGTTGTTGTACCAGACGTTTTAGTATCAAGTTTAACAATCTATGGTTCTGATATTATAAACGGGCAACCGCAAAACTTTACTGTAGAGGTGTTTCCTGCAAATGCAACAAATCAAGATGTAAGTTGGTCAGTATCCGATAATACTATAGCGACTATTAATTCAGAAGGTTTATTAACACCCATAAATAATGGAGTTGTAAAAGTTATTGCAACTTCTAAAGATCCAAATGCGGTATCAGCAGAATTAGAAATTAGCATATCAGGTTTTTCAAATATTCAAGGTGTAAGCACTAGTACAGAGCTATTAAATGCCATTCAAAATGCTATTTCTGGTGATGTTATTTATGTAAAAGAAGGTGTTTTTACTTTTAGTACTACTATTAAAATCACACAAAGTGGAACATCAACAAACCAAATATCCATTATCACGCACCCAAATAATTCTCAAAGACCAATTTTTGATTTCTCTTTAATGTCAGAAAATTCATCCAATAGAGGTATTGAATTATCTGGTAATTATTGGCATATAAAAGGAATTAAAATTACAAAAGCCGGAGACAATGGAGTGTGGATTAATGGTAATAATAATTTAGTAGAATATTGCGAATTTAGCGAGAATTCAGATACTGGATTGCAGATTAGCAGTGGTGGTAGTAATAATACAATTCTTAATTGCGATTCTTTTTTTAATGCCGATTCTACTTTAGAAAATGCAGATGGTTTTGCAAGTAAGTTAGATGCAGGAGATGGAAATAAATTTATAGGTTGTAGAGCATGGCAAAATTTAGATGATGGTTGGGATGGTTATTTAAAAGGTACTGATAATATAACCACAACTTATGAAAACTGTTGGGCAATTAAAAATGGATATTTAAAAGATGGTAGCAAAGGTGTTGGAGACGGAAATGGTTTTAAAACAGGTGGTAGTGATGACAAAACATTAAAACATAATGCTATTTTTAAAAACTGTTTGGCTGTGGGCAATGTTGTTGACGGATTTGACCATAATAGCAATAGAGGTAATGTAGAAATTTATAATTCTGGAGCCTATAATAATAGTAGAAACATCAATTTCGGAAGCTCTAATATTGCGAATGCATTAACTATAAAAAATACCGTAAGTTTTTCTGGTGATAATAATGATAGTTACAATGCAACAAATATAGATATTAGCAATAATGGTTGGCAAAATGGAATCCTAACAAATACGAGTGATTATGTTAGTTTAGACATAGATTTATTAACCAGTGCTAGACAGTTAGATGGTAGTTTACCAGAATTAGATTTTATGAAATTGGTAGATGGCAGCGATCTTGTAAATGCTGGTATAAATGTTGGATTATCCTTTAACGGATCTGCACCAGATATTGGTCCTTTTGAAAAATAA
- a CDS encoding TonB-dependent receptor encodes MTNNKTVFWKLRSKIKDRKVSSLSFSKSFKALLFTFLFFAYTNIQAQDNIIVNGVVTELDTGVPLPGVSVMIKGTTRGMSTDFDGNFKLANVSSNAVLVISYLGYATKEVKIEGKTNIKVELSPSTESLDEIVVVGYGTSRKSDLTGSVVAISGSDIAKQPISNVGEALTGRLPGVQIVSSEGSPDSEMNIKIRGGGSITQNSSPLVIVDGFPVNSLSDIASSDIENISILKDASSTAIYGSRGANGVIIVTTKSGKNGKVTANFNTFYGFSSIAKTIDVLEVQDFVKWQYEYALLRNDGSDRPEESYERYFGLWQDYDQYLGQKGTNWQKQIYGNLGTVESRDLSVRGGSEKFNFNLNYALYDQKAIMLGSKFRRDNLSVSLKSKASEKVDLSFTFRYSNTEVNGGGANEQNEVSSADSRLKHSVGYSPIPLPGLTTDETDEALQSYLVDPFLAVDDNQRQKTRKNFNMVGSFSWEVLENLKYRMDIGLDNREDGDNRFYGRSTYYANNRPSANNQGLPAFVTTDRKQTRFRNANTLNYDFKELLHSDDHELKLLLGEEMLITKSNTLTQEIHGFPKFFDFNTSKNLFSQGTPQTVDNFYSPDDKLLSFFGRVNYSFKNRYLLTATYRADGSSKFLGDNAWGYFPSAALAWKITEEEFLEDSSWIDMLKLRISYGESGNNNIPTGQTARNFQSSTTTYINDVTNYWAPSTVLINPDLKWETTVTQNIGLDFGLFDSKVTGSLEAYKNVTEDLLFRFNIPNDTGYASQYRNVGEVQNSGVEASLNFTILEKSDYALNLSVNTSINRNKILSMGALENFGENTNWASSQIGDDYLVTVGQPLGVMYGYRNTGRYEVSDFNYNPDNQEYTLKSGVADNLVIGNVRPGSMKLKDISGPEGVPDGVVDANDQEIIGNSNPDFIGGFVLSGRAYGFDLSAAFNFSVGQDVYNANKIEFTTSNENGQYRNLSTIMADGNRWTNLDSSTGQLVTDPNQLEALNKNTTMWSPYMSRYVFSDWAVEDASFLRLNTLTLGYTLPETVVEKLLVSNLRFYVTANNVFVLTNYSGPDPEVSTRRKTPLTPGVDYSAYPRSRQFVFGLNLNF; translated from the coding sequence ATGACAAACAATAAAACAGTATTTTGGAAACTAAGATCCAAAATAAAAGACAGAAAAGTTTCTTCACTTAGTTTTTCTAAAAGCTTTAAAGCTTTACTTTTTACATTTTTATTCTTTGCTTATACAAACATTCAAGCACAAGATAATATTATTGTAAATGGAGTAGTTACAGAACTAGATACAGGTGTTCCTTTGCCAGGAGTATCTGTAATGATAAAAGGCACAACAAGAGGAATGTCTACAGATTTTGATGGTAATTTTAAACTTGCTAACGTTTCATCAAATGCAGTGTTGGTTATCTCTTATTTAGGGTATGCAACAAAAGAAGTAAAAATAGAAGGTAAAACAAATATTAAAGTTGAACTCTCACCAAGTACTGAATCTTTAGACGAAATTGTTGTTGTTGGTTATGGAACATCAAGGAAGTCAGATTTAACAGGTTCAGTTGTTGCCATTTCTGGTTCAGATATAGCAAAACAACCGATTTCTAATGTTGGAGAGGCCTTAACTGGTCGTTTACCAGGTGTTCAAATTGTTTCTTCAGAAGGGTCTCCAGATTCTGAAATGAATATTAAAATTCGTGGGGGTGGTTCAATAACACAAAACAGTTCTCCTTTAGTTATTGTAGATGGTTTTCCTGTAAATAGTCTTAGTGATATTGCATCTTCTGATATAGAAAACATATCTATATTAAAAGACGCTTCTTCAACTGCAATTTATGGTTCTAGAGGTGCAAATGGTGTAATAATTGTAACTACGAAGAGTGGTAAAAACGGAAAAGTCACAGCAAATTTTAATACCTTTTATGGTTTTAGTAGTATTGCAAAAACTATAGATGTATTAGAGGTGCAAGATTTTGTAAAATGGCAATATGAGTATGCACTGCTTAGAAATGATGGTAGTGATAGACCAGAAGAATCTTATGAAAGATATTTTGGTTTGTGGCAAGATTATGATCAATATTTAGGTCAGAAAGGAACAAATTGGCAAAAACAAATCTATGGAAATCTAGGTACAGTTGAAAGCCGAGATTTATCTGTAAGAGGTGGTTCAGAAAAATTTAATTTTAATTTAAACTATGCTTTATACGATCAAAAAGCCATAATGTTAGGTTCTAAATTTAGAAGAGATAACCTTTCTGTTTCTTTAAAAAGTAAAGCAAGTGAAAAAGTAGACTTATCTTTTACATTCCGTTATTCTAATACTGAAGTTAATGGTGGTGGAGCAAATGAACAAAACGAAGTTTCATCAGCAGATTCGCGTCTAAAACACAGTGTTGGTTATTCACCAATTCCATTACCTGGTTTAACAACAGATGAAACAGATGAAGCTTTACAGAGTTATTTGGTAGATCCTTTTCTTGCTGTAGATGATAATCAACGTCAAAAAACAAGAAAAAACTTTAATATGGTAGGTAGTTTTTCTTGGGAGGTTTTAGAGAATCTAAAATATAGAATGGATATTGGTTTAGATAACAGAGAAGACGGAGATAACCGTTTTTATGGTAGATCAACTTATTATGCTAATAACAGACCATCAGCAAACAACCAAGGTTTGCCAGCTTTTGTTACAACAGACAGAAAACAAACTCGTTTTAGAAATGCCAATACTTTAAATTACGATTTTAAAGAATTATTACATAGTGATGATCATGAACTTAAGTTACTTTTAGGTGAAGAAATGCTTATTACAAAATCTAATACTCTAACTCAAGAAATTCATGGTTTTCCTAAGTTTTTTGATTTTAATACTTCAAAAAATCTTTTTTCACAAGGAACCCCTCAAACTGTAGATAATTTTTACAGTCCAGATGATAAATTACTTTCTTTCTTTGGTAGAGTAAACTATAGTTTTAAAAACAGATATTTATTAACAGCTACTTACAGAGCAGATGGTTCTAGTAAATTTTTAGGAGATAATGCTTGGGGTTATTTTCCTTCAGCTGCTTTAGCTTGGAAAATAACTGAAGAAGAATTTTTAGAAGATTCAAGTTGGATAGATATGTTAAAACTTAGAATTAGTTATGGTGAATCAGGAAATAATAATATACCAACAGGTCAAACAGCTAGAAATTTTCAATCAAGCACAACTACTTACATAAACGATGTTACAAATTATTGGGCACCATCAACGGTACTTATTAATCCAGATTTAAAATGGGAAACCACCGTTACTCAAAATATAGGTTTAGATTTTGGTTTATTCGATAGCAAAGTTACTGGTAGTTTAGAGGCGTATAAAAATGTTACAGAAGACTTGTTGTTTAGGTTTAATATACCAAATGATACAGGTTATGCCAGCCAATATAGAAATGTTGGTGAGGTGCAAAACTCAGGAGTTGAAGCTTCTTTAAATTTCACAATTTTAGAAAAATCAGATTATGCTTTAAATCTTTCTGTAAATACAAGTATCAATAGAAATAAAATTCTTTCCATGGGCGCTTTAGAAAATTTTGGAGAAAATACTAATTGGGCATCATCTCAAATTGGAGACGACTATTTAGTAACAGTTGGTCAACCTTTAGGTGTAATGTATGGGTATAGAAATACAGGAAGGTACGAAGTTTCAGATTTTAATTATAATCCTGACAATCAAGAATACACGTTAAAGTCTGGTGTGGCCGATAATTTAGTTATTGGTAATGTAAGGCCAGGTTCAATGAAGTTAAAAGATATTAGTGGCCCAGAAGGTGTACCTGACGGTGTAGTTGATGCAAACGATCAAGAAATTATCGGTAATTCTAATCCAGATTTTATCGGTGGTTTTGTACTTTCTGGACGTGCATATGGATTTGATTTATCTGCAGCGTTTAATTTTAGCGTAGGTCAAGATGTTTACAACGCAAATAAAATTGAATTTACCACATCAAACGAAAATGGACAGTACAGAAATCTAAGCACTATAATGGCTGATGGTAATAGATGGACAAATCTAGATTCATCAACTGGTCAATTAGTAACAGATCCAAATCAATTAGAGGCTTTAAATAAAAATACAACCATGTGGTCTCCATATATGTCTAGATATGTTTTTAGTGATTGGGCTGTAGAAGACGCTTCTTTTTTAAGATTAAATACTTTAACATTAGGATATACTCTTCCTGAAACCGTAGTTGAAAAATTATTGGTATCCAACTTAAGGTTTTACGTAACTGCAAATAATGTGTTTGTGTTAACCAATTATTCAGGCCCAGATCCAGAGGTATCAACAAGAAGAAAAACTCCATTAACACCAGGTGTAGATTACTCTGCATATCCTAGAAGTAGACAGTTTGTTTTTGGATTAAACTTAAATTTTTAA